The Oncorhynchus mykiss isolate Arlee chromosome 14, USDA_OmykA_1.1, whole genome shotgun sequence genome segment TCTTCTATCTCAAAATCGATCCCTCCTTTTACAGTTATTTCACCGGTGTTGATATTCACATCGAAAAGCTCACGTAATTTCCTATTCACATTATTACCGAAGGAGTAAACTATCTCACCATTTGAACCTTCGTCTAAATCCGTAGCATTTACCTGTACAACGTTTGAGCCAATTGGAGAATTTTCGTTCAGTTTTGCAGTGTATGACTCTTTAGTGAAAACAGGCATATTATCATTTACATCTAAAACGTCCACAATTATTTCTATAGTCCCAGACCTTGGAGGTTTTCCGCCATCAATGGCAGTAAGTAGTAATTTATAGCTCCCTGTAGTCTCTCTATCTAGCGGCTTCAGTAGATTCAAAACAGGAGTTTTCGCATCCTTGCCTCGGTCCTTAACTTCCAGACGAAAATGCTCATTATGACTGAGTTTATATTGTTGAACAGAGTATTGCCCGCTATCTGGATCGAGTGCAGCTTGTAGCTGAAATCTCACGCCTGGTAACACGGACTCTGAAATCTCTAATCGTTTCTCTGTGTCGGGAAATCTGGGAGAATGGTCGTTCACATCTAACACCTCCACCGAGACATAATGGATCTCCAGCGGGTTCTCTAGAACGGTTTTCAGGTTGATCATACACACATTGCTCCGTTCGCATACCTCCTCTCGGTCTATTTTTCGATTCACATACAAGATGCCAGTATTCTGATTTACCTGGAAAAGGGGCTCGGTCGAGCCAGACACGATTCGAAATCCCCTATCCTTCAAGGTGCTCAGATCTATTCCCAAATCCTTAGCTACATTCCCCACTACAGTTCCTTCCTTAAGCTCTTCAGCGATGGAGTATCTTATCTGAGCAGAAGCTCCGCTCCAAAAGAGAACCAAAGCAACCATGAAGGCGACCCCGCATCCTCTTTGTTCCATGTTTTCTATAAACAATAATCCACACCACTTCCGTTAATCCTCTATTGATAAGACATTTCTATCATTACATTCCGAGTAGGATCACTGCTCATTATCCAATAGTGTTTTAAGAATGTCAATTTTAGATATTATTCTCTCCTCGATGCTGCATGACTGCTCCTCGCAGAGCGATTGAACAAGCAACGAAACCAGCAAGGGGGAGGACTGAAAAGCATGAAGACAATCATATCTGTAAGGAGCATTTTTGTAGTTGGGTACTGACACCATGCGACTCTACCTCACATTGCACTATCGTTcaagtgtattcatgtttccATTTCAATATTGAATGTTGTCTTGACACATAACACATATCAGAGAATAGGTCACTGCAACAGATGCATGGATAAATAAAATCAGGATAACCATGACAAACCATATCTTCAGAAGAGCAACTAAAACGTTCCTCATGAATGCAACAAGTGTCCCACAAGGAATAAggaagattattttttttaaaaagaggATAGCTACTTCActtgtgtttgtatgttataCCTTTTTGGCAAAAATATGCAAGGGCAAAAGGGTGTTGAACAGCAAAACATTTCAGCACCACTATCGTGGAAAGCGACCAGCTGGGAGTGGCAGGCTAATGCGCTGGTATATGAGCCCGCTACTTCTGGTGTGAGATCATATGACAGCCAACACATCTCTTACTGACAAAAACATAATTGACAAATTCACACTACCATTTAGGTAAATTAAAACAATTACCTGAAATACTTCCAAAAGCAATGAGAAAAGTCCAAATAATGTTAGAACTCACGCATATCCCACTCGTTGAATCCAcccacgtacagtgccttgcgaaagtattcggcccccttgaactttgcgaccttttgccacatttcaggcttcaaacataaagatataaaactgtatttttttgtgtgaagaatcaacaacaagtgggacacaatcatgaagtggaacgacatttattggatatttcaaacttttttaacaaatcaaaaactgaaaaattggccgtgcaaaattattcagcccctttactttcagtgcagcaaactctctccagaagttcagtgaggatctctgaatgatccaatgttgacctaaatgactaatgatgataaatacaatccacctgtgtgtaatcaagtctccgtataaatgcacctgcactgtgatagtctcagaggtccgttaaaagcgcagagagcatcatgaagaacaaggaacacaccaggcaggtccgagatactgttgtgaagaagtttaaagccggatttggatacaaaaatatttcccaagctttaaacatcccaaggagcactgtgcaagcgataatattgaaatggaaggagtatcagaccactgcaaatctaccaagacctggccgtccctctaaactttcagctcatacaaggagaagactgatcagagatgcagccaagaggcccatgatcactctggatgaactgcagagatctacagctgaggtgggagactctgtccataggacaacaatcagtcgtatattgcacaaatctggcctttatggaagagtggcaagaagaaagccatttcttaaagatatccataaaaagtgtcgtttaaagtttgccacaagccacctgggagacacaccaaacatgtggaagaaggtgctctggtcagatgaaaccaaaattaaactttttggccacaatgcaaaacgttatgtttggcgtaaaagcaacaccctgaacacaccatccccactgtcaaacatggtggtggcagcatcatggtttgggcctgcttttcttcagcagggacagggaagatggttaaaattgatgggaagatggatggagccaaatacaggaccattctggaagaaaacctgatggagtctgcaaaagacctgagactgggacggagatttgtcttccaaaaagacaatgatccaaaacataaagcaaaatctacaatggaatggttcaaaaataaacatatccaggtgttagaatggccaagtcaaagtccagacctgaatccaatcgagaatctgtggaaagaactgaaaactgctgttcacaaatgctctccatccaacctcactgagctcgagctgttttgcaaggaggaatgggaaaaaatgtcagtctctcgatgtgcaaaactgatagagacataccccaagcgacttacagctgtaatcgcagcaaaaggtggcgctacaaagtattaacttaagggggctgaataattttgcacgcccaatttttcagtttttgatttgttaaaaaagtttgaaatatccaataaatgtcgttccacttcatgattgtgtcccacttgttgttgattcttcacacaaaaaatacagttttatatctttatgtttgaagcctgaaatgtggcaaaaggtcgcaaagttcaagggggccgaatactttcgcaaggcactgtatattcaatgGCATTACGTTGAACCAAAGTGGAATAGAATTTGAATTAACGTCCCTGCCCAGTAGGATGTAACGGGGGTCAGCGTGCTGCTAACAAATTAGTTTCCTCTACCTTTCGACTGCTCATACTGTGCTCGAACCAGTGGTCCTCTGCTTCGCAACACACGTGACAAATCTTATTAACAACGTTCCAACGGGTTACTGTACCAATTGGATGGCTCTGTAAGGAacatttcaagctagctgtggaGTGAGCTTACGGTACGTGCTTAACTctgtaacacatactgtacactatcAGCACAAGACCACGTGAATTGTCAACACTGGGTAGAGGAGAATTAAGAATGAAATGTTAGTTTTCAACTTCTTACCTCTCCAGAAGCTCTTCTCCTGTGTTCAGGTAGAACTAGAGTATTCCCATTGCTGCCCGGGACTATTGTAGAACCTATACTCATTCTGGGTCCAACTAGCATGTACCGTTTGTCTCCGGATCTGTACTGGATGCTGTGGCACAGTGTCCCGTCGTTATTCACATCTTGTAAATACTTGGAGGAATAGTCTGTGGCTTTGGAGCACTGCATTACAATCAACACGATGATGCTGATGAGAAAAAGTGTTGAAACTGACCCCAAAGTaatgatcaaataaaatgtaacgCTGTTCTCCTCCTCGTCTTTTACTGAACTTTTAACATCAGAAGCTGCAAACGCCTCTTTGGGCTCCACAACCTTGATAATCACAGTAGCTGTTGCTGACAGTGAAACGTTCCCATTGTCTTTTACCAGTATGACCAGTTTATGCTCAGCCTCGTCTGTCTCTGTGAATGACCGAAGTGTCCTTATCTGTCCCGTATAGCGGTCCAAAGCAAAGAGACTGTGGTCAGTAACCTCCTGCAGTGAAAATAATAACCATCCGTTATATCCTATATCAGCGTCATAGGCTCTCACTTTAGTCACCAAATGGCCTGCGTTCACATTGCGGGGAATCTCCTCCACACCTTCAGCAGAACCGTTAGCGCTGACTGGATTCAAGATCACTGGAGCGTTGTCGTTCTGATCCAGAATGAACACGTTCACTGTGACGTTGGTGCTTAGTAACGGAGTTCCAGAGTCTGTAGCTACAACTTGGAAATGGAATGTTTTTAAAGTTTCAAAGTCAAAACTTTTTAGCGCCAAAATGTTCCCATTTTCCGAATTCATGTTGAGAAAGGACGCCCATTTGTTTTCCTCGCCACCATCTCTCAATACATGATATGAAACAAGTGCGTTTTCATTCATGTCAGGATCTGACGCACTCACGGAAAATACTGAGGCGCCGGGGATGTTATTCTCAGTGACATAGAAAGCATAGGGACTCAGTGAAAACTCTGGACTGTTATCATTCACATCTGACACAACAACGCTGATAGTCTTTATAGATGACAAGGACGGTTCCCCTGCGTCTTTGGCTACTATTGTTAGATCATATTcagtctctttctccctatctagTGGTGACTTGGTGACTACAGAATACATGTTATCTTGTAAAGAGGGAATTAGTATGAAAGGTACATCTTCAATTAGCGAGCAAAGAACTTTGCCATTGAGACCAGAGTCCAAATCATTAACACTGATCAGTGCTACAGTAGTTCCGGGTTTGGAATCCTCGGGGATTGCGTTAGAGAAAGATGTCACTTCAATCTCCGGTGCATTGTCATTAACGTCAATTACATTGATAATAATAGTTTTGTCAGTTGTCAAAGGAGCTGTCCCCTTGTCTGATGCCTGAATATCAATCTCAAAGCTGTTATTTTCCTCGAAATTAATAACACCCTTTACAATTATTTCCCCGGTAATGCAGTCTAAATCAAAACGTTTCCGTACTCTACCGCCCACGTCGTTGGCGAAAGAATACATTATTTCGCCATTTGAACCTTCGTCCAAATCAGTCGCGTTCATCTGTATGACTGTTGTGCCTAAAGGGGCATTTTCATTCAGCGTTACAGAGTATACCTCCTTAGTAAAGACAGGGGTGTTATCGTTTATGTCTAATACATCTACAGTTATTCTCATGTCTCCAGATCTAGGAGGTTTACCTCCATCAATAGCCGTGAGCAATAATCTATGGCTCCGTATGGCCTCTCTATCTAACGCCTTCTGTAAAATCAAAGTAGGGGTTTTGCGGTCCTCACCTCGATCTTTAACTTCCAAACGAAAATGATCATTGGGGCTGAGTTTATACTGCTGAATAGAATACATGCCTCCATCTCGATCATGAGCAGCATTAAGCTGAAATCGAGCCCCAGGTACCGCAGATTCTGAAATATCTAACCGTTTCTCTTTCTCGGGAAAGATGGGAGAATGGTCGTTAACATCTAACACCTCCACAGCAACATAATGGATCTCCAGCGGGTTCTCTAGAACGGTTTTCAGGTTGATTAAACACACGCTGCTCCGTTCGCACACCTCCTCTCTGTCTATTTTTCGGTTCACATACAAGATGCCATCATTCTGGTTTACCTGGAAAAGGGGATCAGTCGAGCCAGATACGATTCGAAATCCCCTTTCCTTCAATGTGCTTAGCTCTATACCCCAATCCTTAGCTATATTCCCAACGACAGTTCCTTCCTTAAGCTCTTCAGAGATGGAGTATCTTATCTGTGCAGAACCTCCGCTCCAAAAGAGAACCAAAGCAACCATGAACACAACCCATTGCCGTCCCTCCAGCCATGCCCCGCATCCTCTTTGTTCCATGTTTTcaagataaataacaataatcCACAGCACTTCCACTATTCCTTCATGGTGACAGTTGTCTATCCATTATATTCGGATAGGACCAAAGCTCGTTATCAAGAGTGTTTTCAGAATATATCATTGAAATCTTATTCTCCCTACGAAGCTCACGACTGTGTTCATCCAGCGACTGAATAAGATACGAAACGAACAAGGGGGCGGCCTCAAAAGTATGTCTACCCGGAGCGTTATTCTAGTTGTGTACTGACACCATGCGATTCTATCTCAGAGTGCACTTTCGTTCAAGCTTATTCATGGTATATAGTAAAAATACAAATCGCATAAAACCTTACTGAAAAAGTTGTGTGGATTAAGAAAGTCGGAATGCAGAGGTCGACAAACCATGATGCATAGCCTGGGACACCATTTACTGGAGTGTGTAACAAGCGTCCCACCCCGACTGAAGTAAATATTGAGATATATTTATAGAAATGAAGAGCATATCTACTTGACATGCATGTAGGTGTATATGTCATCACTTTTTTGCAGACCTTCACCAGACACACATCGCGTTGAAATCAACAGCATTTCAGCACTATTGTAGTGGACTATGACCAGTGGTTTGTACCGATTTACAAGTTCTCTCTCTGAAAAATTTAATTCATTTCATCTGAATTGTCAttaggttccatgactttgtccacacagggcatctgaacacacaaaatacattttggatgatTTTTATAACATTTTGGGTGTTTTCTTTAACTTTTGTAAACCTGTGGTGTTCCCGGGAAAAATTACATTAGAATgtaatgggtgagactacaattagtgtataaaattgagttcaggcacatgcccattcatcagatggacacacttcctctcccagacccccacatgcatgtgtgtttgagcagacacacacacacacacacacacacacacacacacacacctcactccccttcttgtcttccatggcaacccccacgggaacctttccccaatagaatctttcccccacgggaaccacacccgttggcattctcacaaacaatcgcaacattgtttcaataatatatagaacttttaaTATATAGAACAGAACttataatatatagaacttttctcgcagttctggtatataaagcttttttgaggcctttctcacaattcattctgtggcagcacaatgaccaaatgatatactgtatgtgaggctcttgatcatatccttgatcatgacactggtgaggaggagagagaccttgttaaactttgacacgaagtagtctgtgataaatagtacaatatgtttcatctgagtatttgttatagtcaaaataatccatacattattttattttttttactaaaaaATGAGTTGTATGAACTCAGGTCAaagaggcctacaggccataaatcGCAAAAAGAAGTTGAAAccttgtaatgttcacaagaacttaaaTTGATAAAAAGATCGAACACAACATTAGGTAATagtatatgtattattatggatttgtAATCATCAATAATGGGGCGGTCATTTTGGCCCGGGTACACAGActtaattaacatgaaacgaacacaactgGAGGGTTAAGCTATTGCTGCAAATGAGCCGGCTAGCAACTTTCATGAGTGATGTTGTGAAATCATGTTTCATCTAATATGCTAACCCACAACCATAAACACTACTGGtcaaaacacctactcattcaagggtttttatttatttag includes the following:
- the LOC110488691 gene encoding protocadherin alpha-3 isoform X19; its protein translation is MEQRGCGAWLEGRQWVVFMVALVLFWSGGSAQIRYSISEELKEGTVVGNIAKDWGIELSTLKERGFRIVSGSTDPLFQVNQNDGILYVNRKIDREEVCERSSVCLINLKTVLENPLEIHYVAVEVLDVNDHSPIFPEKEKRLDISESAVPGARFQLNAAHDRDGGMYSIQQYKLSPNDHFRLEVKDRGEDRKTPTLILQKALDREAIRSHRLLLTAIDGGKPPRSGDMRITVDVLDINDNTPVFTKEVYSVTLNENAPLGTTVIQMNATDLDEGSNGEIMYSFANDVGGRVRKRFDLDCITGEIIVKGVINFEENNSFEIDIQASDKGTAPLTTDKTIIINVIDVNDNAPEIEVTSFSNAIPEDSKPGTTVALISVNDLDSGLNGKVLCSLIEDVPFILIPSLQDNMYSVVTKSPLDREKETEYDLTIVAKDAGEPSLSSIKTISVVVSDVNDNSPEFSLSPYAFYVTENNIPGASVFSVSASDPDMNENALVSYHVLRDGGEENKWASFLNMNSENGNILALKSFDFETLKTFHFQVVATDSGTPLLSTNVTVNVFILDQNDNAPVILNPVSANGSAEGVEEIPRNVNAGHLVTKVRAYDADIGYNGWLLFSLQEVTDHSLFALDRYTGQIRTLRSFTETDEAEHKLVILVKDNGNVSLSATATVIIKVVEPKEAFAASDVKSSVKDEEENSVTFYLIITLGSVSTLFLISIIVLIVMQCSKATDYSSKYLQDVNNDGTLCHSIQYRSGDKRYMLVGPRMSIGSTIVPGSNGNTLVLPEHRRRASGEPKVPNSDWRYSASLRAGMQSSVHMEESSVMQGAQGVLVQNWPTVSSAAGDAEGGEVSPPMGAGVDSNSWHFRYGAGGPGGPPQHLKPGEVPPEAFIIPGSPAIISIRQQGGEDDKSDFISFGKKEEAKKKKKKKKEKKDKKDKGKDDDE
- the LOC110488691 gene encoding protocadherin alpha-7 isoform X4, encoding MEQRGCGAWLEGRQWVVFMVALVLFWSGGSAQIRYSISEELKEGTVVGNIAKDWGIELSTLKERGFRIVSGSTDPLFQVNQNDGILYVNRKIDREEVCERSSVCLINLKTVLENPLEIHYVAVEVLDVNDHSPIFPEKEKRLDISESAVPGARFQLNAAHDRDGGMYSIQQYKLSPNDHFRLEVKDRGEDRKTPTLILQKALDREAIRSHRLLLTAIDGGKPPRSGDMRITVDVLDINDNTPVFTKEVYSVTLNENAPLGTTVIQMNATDLDEGSNGEIMYSFANDVGGRVRKRFDLDCITGEIIVKGVINFEENNSFEIDIQASDKGTAPLTTDKTIIINVIDVNDNAPEIEVTSFSNAIPEDSKPGTTVALISVNDLDSGLNGKVLCSLIEDVPFILIPSLQDNMYSVVTKSPLDREKETEYDLTIVAKDAGEPSLSSIKTISVVVSDVNDNSPEFSLSPYAFYVTENNIPGASVFSVSASDPDMNENALVSYHVLRDGGEENKWASFLNMNSENGNILALKSFDFETLKTFHFQVVATDSGTPLLSTNVTVNVFILDQNDNAPVILNPVSANGSAEGVEEIPRNVNAGHLVTKVRAYDADIGYNGWLLFSLQEVTDHSLFALDRYTGQIRTLRSFTETDEAEHKLVILVKDNGNVSLSATATVIIKVVEPKEAFAASDVKSSVKDEEENSVTFYLIITLGSVSTLFLISIIVLIVMQCSKATDYSSKYLQDVNNDGTLCHSIQYRSGDKRYMLVGPRMSIGSTIVPGSNGNTLVLPEHRRRASGEMRSETLRQDPRSRPQSLSHTQPRKLTPKVPNSDWRYSASLRAGMQSSVHMEESSVMQGAQGVLVQNWPTVSSAAGDAEGGEVSPPMGAGVDSNSWHFRYGAGGPGGPPQHLKPGEVPPEAFIIPGSPAIISIRQQGGEDDKSDFISFGKKEEAKKKKKKKKEKKDKKDKGKDDDE